One genomic segment of Sphingomonas sp. KR3-1 includes these proteins:
- a CDS encoding filamentous hemagglutinin N-terminal domain-containing protein, which translates to MSKQHTAKALIASSTGGRRLKRSALLLSAAMAAIALANPAHAQLAPNALPTNGTVVAGGATIGTPTPSSMTVNQSTDRAVINWNTFDIGSGASVAFVQPSSTSVAVNRVTGGGPGSEIAGQLSANGRIVILNPNGVQFSNGSVVNVGSLIASTGDIDTNAFMAGGNLDITGATGGEIVVNGNINITAGNLGLAAFVAPTVRNSGVITATAGRVQLGGGTAFTLDLAGDGLLSIGVPASSALVQNNGQIFAEGGRIQMTAKSAGAVVDNLVNTGTLSVDSATMDNGTIVLEAMGGSANLSGTIAVNDRNSISRNLQISSDQGVNISGNLRAASGTVNITAPHIYGTGRITTGTALNLNLSNNGTDTTGLGNYINDALGVIGTTGFGTTLKLGAGTYKSGVRIDASDVTIDGQGVARIGWTSGIENAIDIWGDYVTVKNLEISGPATSGYTSFAWGSTNSRGIFVNRFADNVQLLNNNIHDIRTGIIVDGRNANTYLLDNTIDNTKSAISIQYTDGSNVTMTGNHGSTYGNEWGINLYLNGILQADGTTILPSAGSLGANTPLAEQQRLLALRAANGNMEVQNQGYSALNRTAAYVSTTGSNSNQGSPLGTLATIQAGVNAVVTGGTVHVADGNYNLGASQLVINHSLSLIGASQAGVVIDGRAVSANGLGTISVLADNVSLSNFSLLGSQLSGGNYGIKVAPNPAGHVSTAGGTSERVSNFSVSNVTVSGSRRAELDLNGVIGATIANFTADGQGTDGAGIQITDSSNVTLTGVHTLGNNWGGVALYQSNSASGYNAQTTNINIDANQNVFEEANGLFTQRDSTTQSFGQLNLTGFNYAVRNIGSRADAAQFVWFQTDLTRATAFALALGASGSSLEGYSGTAFTNIFTVSDGLQISSATRDVRTGGTINVGAGTYASGSLITANGVTLVGAAGARIDATHDGDNAITISGDNVSVSGFDIFGAADQSYVTYAWPTITRGFVIANGADNVTVSGNTIRGVRNGILIDGRNANTSLTNNLIDNTKSAISVQYTDGSNLTIAGNREGTFGNEWGVIAYLNGIWNGSTITASGGALGANTPLSEQARLLALSAANGGMAVYNQGYSAANRTRAYVNTAGTANGQGSQRTTISSVQAGVDAVVSGGTLYVANGTYTLSNTLFLQRALTLVGASEAGVIFDASALSVYGMRVHADNVTLSGFSLLAPNAISNSTYGLKVEVGAGDTNGNGRVDNFAISNVSISGSRKTGLDLNSVVGATLDNVSVTGALAGNGITITDSANVTVRNSSTAGNAWGGLALYQANGATGSTQQLTGITIEGNNSFGESNGLYLQDSSAINDPGTLSIAGHDYIVRNAAFRPDGSQFTFFRTSLNDATSYALSLATPTSSSIEGWTGSAGTNVFIVVNGLGINAATRDARAGATINVGPGTYLEGVTGVDYYGGAGSQTFGLYVAKNDITIRGVDAAGNLITNADDVVAYIAAAYQSGFGAQHFISGSGVTIEGLGFLPAANGDNKTIEVIGNRFTLTNSVIDNRGNETAANLYIDDFDDAGHERVESFTITGNKFYGGTYASAMVVVAGGAGRTTDASNRIFSDNYLTSDLAGMRGFQIQGYMPTTPWQQLYAGAVTVTGNIFDVDVPVRTVGLLSSGFAWDDVFRNNGNSFLQGGVLAYEGSTNAARATTTAGGDPDIRITSTIGASIARAQNGDTVRILDGTYVLGSQLAISKSISLIGQSQAGTIIDGRAVNDGGGLGTIGVFADNTTLSNFTLLGSQLSGGNYGIKVQPDPVAYSAAQRISNVTISDVTVKGSRRAELDINGAVGVTITNFSADGQGTEGAGVQITDSANVLLAGVHTLNNNWGGVALYQTNRAGGYDGQTTDINIAASDNDFEEANGLFAQLESTTQGFGQLNLSGYGYAVRNTGSRSDGSQFTYFRTDLADATAWALGLGAANTSSIEGYTGTAFSNVFTVTDGLQISAATRDVRAGGTINVGAGTYASGSLITANGVQLLGANGAKIDASHGGDNGITINADGVTVTGFEIFGDANQSYVTYAWPTVTRGIVVSNGADNVTVTGNNIHDVRNGILIDGRNANTSLTNNLIDNTKSAISVQYTDGSNLTIAGNREGTFGNEWGVIAYLNGIWNGSTITASGGALGTNTPLSEQARLLALSSANGGMAVYNQGYSAANRTRAYVDPTGTAGAQGSLRTLANLQAGLSGVVAGGTVYIASGSYAEDVTLNALRVLNIAGPISVNSLSFGAGAAGTNIGTSITASGALSFADGLVLTGDTVLSGNSITLGAITSPYGLTLNGTGTVSIGLADLASLTATGSTILTNGAFTSGAQLYTGATSLDGTYSAGGSFTVSGLATLAGDAEVSTGGDAISFASLDGGHNLVVDADTGAVTLGTANGLASLSVSGATISTAGATTTGGQSYNGATTLGGSYATGSDGFVVNGTATLAGTTNVSSNGGDIDFSGTVGGAHQLGADAGTGSVFFGGAVSGLTGLSAAGADIVTAGVATSGDQSYTGATALGGSYTTGGGSLTVQGGATLTGATSIATNGGAATLGSVSGAGRNLSVNAGAGTATIGAATGLGALDVTGGTIATSGAATSGAQNYTGATTLNGAYTTGGSSFTVNGAATAVNAVSVVTGGGNAGFGTVGGAGGLTVDAGTGNVTLGAVSGIASLSATGANIATSGATTSGAQSFVGATSLNGTYSASSFASGATTLGGATNISTTGNASLGSVAGGGNALTLTAGAGVALGAASGLASLTATGATIATSGVATSGAQRYTGATTLNGAYTTGGGSFAVNGATTTVNAASVTTGGGNAGFGTVGGAGGLTVNAGTGSASLGAVSGIASLSVTGATIATAGASTVGAQSYSGATTLNGTYAASSFAAGATTLGGATSVSTTGNASLGAVTGGGNALTLTAGSGVTLGAASGLASLTATGATIATSGVATTGAQSYTGATSLNGTYTASSFTSGATTLGGNTAVSSGGNASFGTLGGANSLTVTATGSVTLGAATGLTSLSATGATIATSGAVTTGAQSYTGATTLNGSYTASSFTSGATTLGGATSVSTTGNTSLGTVAGGGNALALSAGTGVTLGAASGLASLSATGTTIATSGVATTGAQSYTGAITLNGAYTASSFISGATVLGSSTSVTTTGNATLGNVGGTGSLTVNAGAGSASLGAVTGLSGLSVTGATIATSGAATSGAQAYTGATSLNGAYTTGGAAFTVTGAASLAGNTSVTSGNGGITLGAVDAAVAGGQSLTLDAGTGTATLGTLGAVRRLGATSINAGATVLNGATYAANSLAFTGGAGATVRLTQGTTTLNTSIPGGAGGNIAIAPNLIGTTNAAQNVVFTAGNGITVNSGDVTLGNLGSDALRLGTLSVTAHNFTAATVKLAGNFNSILSGSQLFSANTLDTLGSVNAVVAGNESGPIKAGGSVTIDAGGSGSGSIIAGGAVNAQYDSNVTRTITSQSDVILSSLGAITGSVTATGGVNLQTTAGAINAAVTSGGATTLSSTSGAIGGSIAANGPVGITTTSGGVTSSVTTPGTASIASQTGSVNATVTGNGGVSVTSNGAITGNYTSPTAITLTSTRPVDVSVNGAVVTVTAPGGTVTGVFSEIHTNDQGSFVVNDQPVVGNGTTDARQILIDTFIIPAHGTVSTNGEVQLPAGLALGLIAPAGNGSGGQRPAVVVNNVQRLGELLRLGYTAIIIQLDDSNLDVEEELAGQ; encoded by the coding sequence ATGAGCAAGCAGCACACCGCCAAGGCCCTTATCGCCTCGAGCACGGGGGGACGCCGATTGAAGCGATCGGCGTTGCTGCTTTCGGCCGCGATGGCGGCGATCGCGCTTGCCAACCCGGCGCACGCGCAGCTCGCGCCCAACGCGCTGCCGACCAACGGCACGGTGGTGGCCGGCGGCGCGACGATCGGCACGCCGACGCCGTCGAGCATGACGGTGAACCAGTCGACCGATCGCGCGGTGATCAACTGGAACACGTTCGACATCGGATCGGGCGCAAGCGTTGCCTTCGTCCAGCCTTCGAGCACCTCGGTCGCGGTCAATCGCGTCACCGGCGGCGGCCCGGGTTCGGAAATCGCGGGCCAGCTGAGCGCCAATGGCCGTATCGTCATCCTCAATCCGAACGGCGTGCAATTCTCGAACGGCTCCGTGGTCAATGTCGGCAGCCTGATCGCCTCGACCGGTGACATCGATACCAACGCCTTCATGGCGGGCGGCAATCTCGACATCACCGGTGCGACCGGTGGCGAGATCGTCGTCAACGGCAACATCAACATCACTGCCGGCAATCTCGGCCTCGCCGCCTTCGTCGCGCCGACAGTGCGCAACAGCGGCGTGATCACCGCCACCGCCGGCCGCGTGCAGCTCGGCGGCGGCACTGCATTCACGCTCGACCTGGCGGGCGACGGCCTGCTCAGCATCGGCGTGCCGGCGAGCAGCGCGCTCGTCCAGAACAACGGCCAGATCTTCGCCGAGGGCGGCCGCATCCAGATGACGGCGAAGAGCGCCGGCGCGGTGGTCGACAACCTCGTCAACACCGGCACGCTCAGCGTCGATTCCGCGACGATGGACAATGGCACGATCGTGCTCGAGGCCATGGGCGGCAGCGCCAATCTGAGCGGCACGATCGCGGTGAACGACCGCAACAGCATCAGCCGCAACCTGCAGATCTCGTCCGACCAGGGCGTCAACATCTCGGGCAATCTGAGAGCGGCCTCGGGTACCGTGAACATCACCGCGCCGCACATCTATGGCACCGGCAGGATCACCACGGGCACCGCGCTGAACCTCAACCTCAGCAACAACGGCACCGACACCACCGGCCTCGGCAACTATATCAACGACGCGCTGGGCGTGATCGGCACGACCGGCTTCGGCACCACGCTGAAGCTCGGCGCCGGCACGTACAAGTCGGGCGTGCGTATCGATGCGAGCGACGTGACGATCGACGGCCAGGGCGTCGCCAGGATCGGCTGGACCTCGGGCATCGAGAACGCGATCGACATCTGGGGCGATTACGTCACCGTCAAGAACCTCGAGATCTCGGGCCCGGCGACCAGCGGCTATACCAGCTTCGCCTGGGGCAGCACCAACTCGCGCGGCATCTTCGTCAATCGCTTTGCCGACAACGTCCAGCTGCTGAACAACAACATCCACGACATCCGCACCGGCATCATCGTCGATGGGCGGAACGCGAACACCTATCTGCTGGACAACACGATCGACAACACCAAGTCGGCGATCTCGATCCAGTATACCGACGGTTCCAACGTCACGATGACGGGCAACCACGGCAGCACCTATGGCAATGAGTGGGGGATCAACCTCTACCTGAACGGCATCCTGCAGGCGGACGGCACCACGATCCTGCCATCGGCCGGGTCGCTCGGCGCCAACACGCCGCTCGCCGAGCAGCAGCGCCTGCTCGCGCTGCGCGCCGCCAATGGCAACATGGAGGTGCAGAACCAGGGCTATTCGGCGCTCAACCGCACCGCCGCCTATGTCTCGACCACCGGCAGCAACAGCAACCAGGGCAGCCCGCTGGGCACGCTCGCCACGATCCAGGCGGGCGTCAACGCCGTGGTCACCGGCGGCACCGTCCATGTCGCCGACGGCAACTACAATCTCGGCGCGTCGCAGCTGGTGATCAACCACAGCCTGAGCCTGATCGGCGCCTCGCAGGCCGGTGTGGTGATCGACGGGCGCGCGGTGAGCGCCAATGGCCTGGGCACCATCTCGGTGCTCGCCGACAATGTCTCGCTCAGCAATTTCTCGCTGCTCGGCAGCCAGCTGAGCGGCGGCAACTACGGCATCAAGGTCGCGCCGAACCCGGCCGGCCATGTCAGCACCGCGGGCGGCACCAGCGAGCGCGTCAGCAATTTCTCGGTGAGCAACGTCACGGTGAGCGGCTCGCGCCGCGCCGAGCTCGACCTGAACGGCGTGATCGGCGCGACGATCGCCAACTTCACCGCCGATGGCCAGGGCACCGACGGCGCCGGCATCCAGATCACCGACAGCTCGAACGTGACGCTCACCGGCGTGCACACGCTGGGCAACAATTGGGGCGGCGTCGCGCTCTACCAGAGCAATTCGGCGAGCGGCTACAACGCCCAGACCACCAACATCAACATCGATGCGAACCAGAACGTCTTCGAGGAAGCGAATGGCCTCTTCACCCAGCGCGATTCGACGACGCAGAGCTTCGGCCAGCTGAACCTGACCGGGTTCAACTATGCGGTGCGCAACATCGGCTCGCGCGCCGACGCCGCGCAGTTCGTCTGGTTCCAGACCGACCTGACCAGGGCGACGGCGTTCGCACTGGCGCTCGGCGCCTCGGGCAGCTCGCTCGAGGGCTATAGCGGCACCGCCTTCACCAACATCTTCACGGTGAGCGACGGGCTGCAGATCAGCTCGGCGACGCGCGACGTCCGCACCGGCGGCACGATCAATGTCGGCGCGGGCACCTATGCCTCGGGCAGCCTGATCACCGCCAATGGCGTGACCCTGGTCGGTGCCGCCGGCGCCAGGATCGACGCGACGCATGACGGCGACAATGCGATCACGATCAGCGGCGACAATGTCAGCGTCTCGGGCTTCGACATCTTCGGCGCCGCCGACCAGAGCTATGTCACCTATGCCTGGCCGACGATCACCCGCGGCTTCGTCATCGCCAACGGTGCCGACAACGTCACCGTCAGCGGCAACACGATCCGCGGCGTCCGCAACGGCATCCTGATCGACGGCCGCAACGCCAATACGTCGCTCACCAACAATCTGATCGACAACACCAAGTCGGCGATCTCGGTCCAGTATACCGACGGCTCGAACCTCACCATCGCCGGCAACCGCGAAGGCACGTTCGGCAACGAATGGGGCGTCATCGCCTATCTGAACGGCATCTGGAACGGATCGACGATCACCGCCTCGGGCGGTGCGCTGGGCGCCAACACCCCGCTCAGCGAACAGGCTCGCCTGCTCGCGCTGTCGGCCGCGAACGGCGGCATGGCCGTCTACAACCAGGGCTATAGCGCCGCCAACCGCACCCGCGCCTATGTCAACACCGCCGGCACCGCGAACGGCCAGGGCAGCCAGCGCACCACGATCAGCAGCGTCCAGGCGGGCGTCGATGCGGTGGTCTCGGGCGGCACGCTCTATGTCGCCAACGGCACCTACACGCTGTCGAACACGCTGTTCCTCCAGCGCGCACTGACGCTGGTCGGCGCGAGCGAGGCGGGCGTGATCTTCGACGCCTCGGCGCTGAGCGTCTATGGCATGCGCGTCCACGCCGACAACGTCACGCTGAGCGGCTTCAGCCTGCTCGCCCCCAACGCGATCAGCAACTCGACCTATGGCCTCAAGGTCGAGGTCGGCGCGGGCGACACGAACGGCAATGGCCGGGTCGACAATTTCGCAATCAGCAACGTCTCGATCAGCGGCTCGCGCAAGACCGGGCTCGACCTGAATTCGGTGGTCGGCGCGACGCTCGACAATGTCAGCGTGACCGGCGCGCTGGCCGGCAACGGCATCACGATCACCGACAGCGCCAATGTGACCGTGCGCAACAGCAGCACCGCGGGCAATGCCTGGGGCGGGCTGGCGCTCTACCAGGCGAACGGCGCCACCGGCAGCACCCAGCAGCTCACCGGCATCACGATCGAGGGCAACAACAGCTTCGGCGAGAGCAACGGGCTGTACCTGCAGGACAGCTCGGCGATCAACGATCCGGGCACGCTCAGCATCGCGGGCCATGACTATATCGTCCGCAACGCCGCCTTCCGCCCCGATGGCAGCCAGTTCACCTTCTTCCGCACCAGCCTGAACGACGCGACCAGCTATGCGCTGAGCCTCGCCACGCCGACGAGCAGCTCGATCGAGGGCTGGACCGGCAGCGCGGGCACCAACGTCTTCATCGTGGTCAACGGCCTGGGCATCAACGCCGCGACGCGCGACGCGCGGGCGGGCGCGACGATCAATGTCGGCCCCGGCACCTATCTCGAGGGCGTGACCGGCGTCGATTATTATGGCGGCGCCGGATCGCAGACCTTCGGGCTCTACGTCGCCAAGAACGACATCACGATCCGCGGCGTCGATGCCGCGGGCAACCTGATCACCAATGCCGACGACGTCGTCGCCTATATCGCCGCCGCCTATCAGTCGGGCTTCGGCGCGCAGCACTTCATCTCGGGCTCGGGCGTCACGATCGAGGGGCTGGGCTTCCTGCCCGCCGCCAATGGCGACAACAAGACGATCGAGGTGATCGGCAACCGCTTCACCCTGACGAACTCGGTGATCGACAACCGCGGCAACGAGACCGCCGCCAACCTCTATATCGACGATTTCGACGATGCCGGGCACGAGCGTGTCGAGAGCTTCACGATCACCGGCAACAAGTTCTACGGCGGCACCTATGCCAGCGCGATGGTCGTCGTGGCCGGCGGCGCCGGCCGCACCACCGACGCCTCGAACCGCATCTTCTCGGACAACTACCTGACCAGCGATCTGGCCGGGATGCGCGGCTTCCAGATCCAGGGCTATATGCCCACCACGCCCTGGCAGCAGCTCTATGCCGGCGCGGTGACCGTGACCGGCAATATCTTCGACGTCGACGTGCCCGTGCGCACGGTCGGACTGCTGAGCAGCGGCTTTGCCTGGGACGATGTGTTCCGCAACAACGGCAACAGCTTCCTGCAGGGCGGCGTGCTCGCCTATGAGGGCAGCACCAACGCCGCGCGCGCCACCACCACGGCGGGCGGCGATCCCGACATCCGCATCACCAGCACGATCGGCGCGTCGATCGCGCGCGCGCAGAACGGCGACACGGTCCGCATCCTCGACGGCACCTATGTGCTCGGCTCGCAGCTGGCGATCAGCAAGTCGATCAGCCTGATCGGCCAGTCGCAGGCCGGCACGATCATCGACGGCCGCGCCGTCAACGACGGCGGCGGCCTCGGCACGATCGGCGTGTTCGCGGACAACACCACGCTGAGCAACTTCACGCTGCTCGGCAGCCAGCTCTCGGGCGGCAATTACGGCATCAAGGTCCAGCCGGACCCGGTCGCCTATTCGGCTGCGCAGCGGATCAGCAACGTCACGATCAGCGACGTGACCGTGAAGGGCTCGCGCCGCGCCGAGCTCGACATCAACGGCGCCGTCGGCGTCACCATCACCAACTTCAGTGCGGACGGCCAGGGCACCGAAGGCGCCGGCGTGCAGATCACCGACAGCGCCAATGTGCTGCTGGCCGGCGTGCACACGCTGAACAACAATTGGGGCGGCGTCGCGCTCTACCAGACCAACCGCGCGGGCGGCTATGACGGCCAGACCACCGACATCAACATCGCCGCCTCCGACAACGACTTCGAGGAAGCGAACGGCCTGTTCGCCCAGCTCGAATCGACGACGCAGGGCTTCGGCCAGCTCAACCTGAGCGGCTATGGCTATGCGGTGCGCAACACCGGCTCGCGCAGCGACGGCAGCCAGTTCACCTATTTCCGCACCGACCTGGCCGACGCGACCGCCTGGGCGCTCGGCCTGGGTGCGGCGAACACCAGCTCGATCGAAGGCTATACCGGCACGGCGTTCAGCAACGTCTTCACCGTTACCGACGGGCTGCAGATCAGCGCGGCGACGCGCGACGTCCGCGCGGGCGGCACGATCAATGTCGGCGCCGGCACCTATGCCTCGGGCAGCCTGATCACCGCCAACGGCGTGCAGCTGCTCGGCGCCAACGGCGCGAAGATCGACGCCAGCCATGGCGGCGACAACGGCATCACGATCAACGCCGACGGCGTGACCGTCACCGGCTTCGAGATCTTCGGCGACGCCAATCAGAGCTATGTCACCTATGCCTGGCCGACGGTCACGCGCGGCATTGTCGTGTCGAACGGTGCGGACAACGTCACCGTCACCGGCAACAACATCCACGATGTCCGCAACGGCATCCTGATCGACGGCCGCAACGCCAATACGTCGCTCACCAACAACCTGATCGACAACACCAAGTCGGCGATCTCGGTCCAGTATACCGACGGGTCGAACCTCACCATCGCCGGCAACCGCGAAGGCACGTTCGGCAACGAATGGGGCGTCATCGCCTATCTGAACGGCATCTGGAACGGATCGACGATCACCGCCTCGGGCGGCGCGCTCGGCACCAACACCCCGCTCAGCGAACAGGCCCGCCTGCTCGCGCTGTCGAGCGCCAATGGCGGCATGGCCGTCTACAACCAGGGCTATAGCGCCGCCAACCGCACCCGCGCCTATGTCGACCCGACCGGCACCGCCGGCGCGCAGGGCAGCCTGCGCACGCTCGCCAATCTGCAGGCCGGCCTGAGCGGCGTCGTCGCGGGCGGCACGGTCTACATCGCCTCGGGCAGCTATGCCGAGGACGTGACGCTCAACGCACTGCGCGTGCTGAACATCGCCGGCCCGATCTCGGTGAACAGCCTAAGCTTCGGCGCGGGCGCGGCAGGCACCAATATCGGCACCAGCATCACCGCCAGCGGCGCGCTGAGCTTCGCCGACGGTCTGGTGCTGACCGGCGACACGGTGCTGAGCGGCAACAGCATCACGCTCGGCGCGATCACCTCGCCCTATGGCCTGACGCTCAACGGCACCGGCACGGTATCGATCGGCCTGGCCGATCTCGCCAGCCTGACCGCGACCGGCAGCACCATCCTGACCAACGGCGCCTTCACGAGCGGCGCGCAGCTCTACACCGGCGCGACCTCGCTTGACGGCACCTATAGCGCCGGCGGCAGCTTCACCGTCTCCGGGCTCGCCACGCTGGCCGGCGATGCCGAGGTCAGCACCGGCGGCGACGCGATCTCCTTCGCCAGCCTCGACGGCGGGCACAATCTGGTCGTGGACGCCGATACCGGCGCGGTCACGCTCGGCACCGCGAACGGCCTCGCCTCGCTCAGCGTCTCCGGCGCGACCATCTCGACCGCGGGCGCCACCACCACCGGCGGGCAGAGCTACAACGGCGCCACCACGCTCGGCGGCAGCTATGCTACCGGCAGCGACGGCTTCGTCGTCAATGGCACCGCCACGCTCGCCGGCACCACCAATGTCAGCAGCAACGGCGGCGACATCGACTTCTCCGGCACGGTCGGCGGCGCGCACCAGCTCGGCGCCGATGCCGGCACGGGCTCGGTGTTCTTCGGCGGCGCGGTCAGCGGCCTCACCGGCCTGAGCGCAGCCGGTGCCGACATCGTCACCGCCGGCGTCGCGACCAGCGGCGACCAGAGCTACACCGGCGCGACCGCGCTCGGCGGCAGCTACACCACCGGCGGCGGCAGCCTGACCGTGCAGGGCGGCGCGACGCTGACCGGCGCGACCAGCATCGCCACCAATGGCGGCGCGGCGACGCTGGGTTCGGTAAGCGGCGCGGGCCGCAACCTGAGCGTGAACGCCGGCGCGGGCACGGCGACGATCGGCGCGGCGACCGGGCTCGGCGCGCTCGACGTCACCGGCGGCACGATCGCGACCTCGGGCGCCGCCACTTCGGGCGCGCAGAACTATACCGGCGCGACGACGCTGAACGGCGCCTACACGACGGGCGGCAGCAGCTTCACGGTCAACGGCGCCGCGACCGCGGTCAACGCGGTGAGCGTCGTCACCGGTGGTGGCAATGCGGGCTTCGGCACGGTCGGCGGCGCAGGTGGCCTCACGGTCGATGCCGGCACCGGCAACGTGACGTTGGGTGCCGTGAGCGGGATCGCTTCGCTTTCCGCGACCGGCGCGAACATCGCCACCTCGGGCGCCACCACCAGCGGCGCGCAGAGCTTTGTCGGCGCGACCAGCCTCAACGGCACCTACAGCGCCAGCAGCTTCGCTTCGGGCGCCACCACGCTCGGCGGCGCGACCAACATCTCGACCACCGGCAACGCCAGCCTCGGCAGCGTGGCCGGCGGCGGCAACGCGCTCACGCTCACCGCCGGTGCCGGCGTGGCGCTGGGTGCGGCCTCGGGCCTTGCCTCGCTCACCGCAACCGGTGCGACGATCGCCACCTCGGGCGTCGCCACCAGCGGCGCGCAGCGCTACACCGGCGCGACCACGCTGAACGGCGCCTACACCACCGGCGGCGGCAGCTTCGCGGTCAACGGCGCCACGACCACGGTCAACGCCGCGAGCGTCACCACCGGCGGCGGCAATGCGGGCTTCGGTACCGTGGGCGGCGCCGGCGGCCTGACCGTCAACGCCGGCACCGGCAGCGCCTCGCTCGGCGCGGTGAGCGGCATCGCTTCGCTCTCGGTGACCGGCGCGACCATCGCCACGGCGGGCGCCTCGACGGTGGGCGCGCAGAGCTATAGCGGCGCGACCACGCTGAACGGCACCTACGCAGCCAGCAGCTTCGCCGCCGGCGCCACCACGCTCGGCGGCGCGACCAGCGTCTCGACCACCGGCAACGCCAGCCTCGGCGCGGTGACGGGCGGCGGCAACGCGCTGACGCTCACCGCCGGCTCCGGCGTGACGCTGGGCGCCGCCTCGGGTCTCGCCTCGCTCACCGCAACCGGTGCGACGATCGCCACCTCGGGCGTCGCCACCACCGGCGCGCAGAGCTACACCGGCGCGACCAGCCTCAACGGCACCTACACCGCGAGCAGCTTCACCAGCGGCGCCACCACGCTCGGCGGCAACACCGCCGTCAGCAGCGGCGGCAATGCGAGCTTCGGCACGCTGGGCGGCGCGAACAGCCTGACGGTCACCGCTACCGGCAGCGTCACCCTGGGCGCCGCGACCGGCCTCACCTCGCTCTCCGCCACCGGCGCGACGATCGCCACCTCGGGCGCCGTCACCACCGGCGCGCAGAGCTACACCGGCGCGACGACGCTGAACGGCAGCTACACCGCGAGCAGCTTCACCAGCGGCGCCACCACGCTCGGCGGCGCGACCAGCGTCTCGACCACGGGCAACACCAGCCTCGGCACCGTGGCCGGCGGCGGCAACGCGCTGGCGCTCAGTGCCGGCACCGGCGTGACGCTGGGCGCCGCCTCGGGCCTCGCCTCGCTCTCCGCGACGGGCACGACGATCGCCACTTCGGGCGTCGCCACCACCGGCGCGCAGAGCTACACCGGCGCGATCACGCTGAACGGGGCATACACCGCCAGCAGCTTCATCTCGGGTGCCACGGTGCTGGGCAGCAGCACCAGCGTGACCACCACCGGCAACGCCACGCTGGGCAATGTGGGCGGCACCGGCAGCCTGACCGTCAATGCCGGCGCGGGCAGCGCCTCGCTCGGCGCGGTCACCGGCCTGTCGGGCCTCAGCGTCACCGGCGCCACGATCGCGACCAGCGGGGCGGCGACCAGCGGCGCGCAGGCCTATACCGGCGCGACCAGCCTCAACGGCGCCTACACCACCGGCGGCGCGGCCTTCACCGTCACCGGCGCCGCCAGCCTTGCCGGCAACACCAGCGTGACCAGCGGCAATGGCGGCATCACGCTCGGCGCGGTCGACGCGGCGGTGGCGGGCGGCCAGAGCCTGACGCTCGATGCCGGCACCGGCACGGCGACGCTCGGCACTCTCGGCGCGGTCCGCCGCCTCGGCGCGACCTCGATCAACGCCGGCGCGACCGTGCTGAACGGCGCGACCTATGCGGCGAACAGCCTGGCCTTCACCGGCGGCGCAGGCGCGACCGTCCGCCTCACCCAGGGCACCACGACGCTCAACACCAGCATTCCGGGCGGCGCGGGTGGCAACATCGCGATCGCGCCCAACCTGATCGGCACGACCAATGCCGCGCAGAATGTCGTGTTCACCGCCGGCAACGGGATCACCGTGAACAGCGGCGACGTGACGCTGGGCAACCTCGGCAGCGACGCGCTCCGCCTCGGCACGCTCAGCGTCACCGCGCACAATTTCACCGCGGCAACGGTGAAGCTGGCGGGCAACTTCAACTCGATCCTCAGCGGATCGCAGCTGTTCAGCGCGAACACGCTCGACACGCTGGGCAGCGTCAACGCCGTGGTGGCGGGCAACGAGAGCGGGCCGATCAAGGCCGGCGGCTCGGTGACGATCGATGCGGGCGGATCGGGCAGCGGCTCGATTATCGCGGGCGGCGCGGTGAACGCGCAGTATGACAGCAACGTCACGCGCACGATCACCTCGCAGAGCGACGTCATCCTCTCCAGCCTCGGCGCGATCACCGGCTCGGTGACGGCGACCGGCGGCGTGAACCTGCAGACCACCGCCGGCGCGATCAACGCCGCGGTCACCTCGGGCGGGGCGACGACGCTGAGCAGCACCAGCGGCGCGATCGGCGGCTCGATCGCCGCGAACGGGCCGGTCGGCATCACCACCACCAGCGGCGGCGTCACCTCGAGCGTGACCACGCCGGGCACGGCGTCGATCGCCTCGCAGACCGGCAGCGTCAACGCGACGGTGACCGGCAATGGCGGCGTGAGCGTCACCAGCAACGGCGCGATCACCGGCAACTATACCAGCCCGACCGCGATCACGCTGACTTCGACCCGGCCGGTGGACGTCTCGGTCAACGGCGCCGTGGTCACCGTCACCGCACCCGGCGGCACCGTCACCGGCGTGTTCAGCGAGATCCACACCAACGACCAGGGCAGCTTCGTGGTCAACGACCAGCCGGTGGTGGGCAACGGCACCACCGACGCGCGCCAGATCCTGATCGACACCTTCATCATCCCGGCGCACGGCACGGTCTCGACCAATGGCGAGGTCCAGCTCCCCGCCGGCCTCGCGCTCGGCCTGATCGCGCCGGCGGGCAACGGCTCGGGCGGCCAGCGCCCGGCGGTGGTGGTCAACAACGTCCAGCGCCTCGGCGAGCTGCTCCGCCTCGGCTACACCGCGATCATCATCCAGCTCGACGACAGCAACCTCGACGTCGAGGAGGAGCTGGCCGGCCAGTAA